A single Xylella taiwanensis DNA region contains:
- the fabG gene encoding 3-oxoacyl-ACP reductase FabG, with protein MNKPLQGEIALVTGASRGIGAAVAGLLADQGAIVIGTATSASGAQLIGDRLVLLSGHGRILDVTDTVAVGALVDEIAKQFGSVSILVNNAGITRDGLLMRMKDEDWETIVDTNLSSIFRTSRAVIRDMMKARKGRIINVASVVGVTGNAGQANYAAAKAGIIGFSKSLAKEIGPRGITVNVVAPGFIDTDMTRVLSEDVRKNILDRIPLSHLGDPVDIAHAVAFLASPAARYITGETLHVNGGMYMP; from the coding sequence ATGAACAAACCCTTACAGGGTGAGATCGCGTTAGTGACCGGTGCTAGCCGTGGCATCGGTGCTGCAGTGGCTGGTCTTTTGGCTGACCAGGGGGCCATTGTGATTGGTACAGCCACTTCTGCATCTGGTGCGCAGTTGATCGGCGATCGTTTGGTGCTGTTGTCTGGTCACGGTCGCATACTGGATGTCACTGATACTGTTGCGGTTGGTGCATTGGTTGATGAAATCGCTAAACAATTCGGTTCGGTCTCGATTCTGGTCAATAATGCCGGCATCACACGAGACGGTTTGTTGATGCGGATGAAGGATGAGGATTGGGAGACGATTGTGGACACTAATCTGAGCAGTATCTTTCGTACCAGCAGGGCTGTGATACGCGACATGATGAAGGCGCGCAAGGGCCGTATCATCAACGTTGCTTCGGTCGTTGGAGTCACTGGCAATGCCGGTCAGGCCAACTATGCTGCGGCCAAGGCTGGCATTATTGGTTTCAGTAAGTCATTGGCTAAGGAAATTGGTCCACGTGGCATCACCGTCAACGTGGTTGCTCCGGGCTTCATCGATACCGATATGACCCGTGTGCTGTCGGAGGATGTCCGTAAGAATATCCTTGACCGGATCCCGCTTAGCCATCTTGGTGATCCGGTCGATATTGCGCACGCGGTGGCTTTTCTGGCCTCTCCTGCGGCACGTTACATCACTGGCGAGACATTACATGTTAACGGTGGTATGTATATGCCGTGA
- the epmB gene encoding EF-P beta-lysylation protein EpmB codes for MITAASRPLQPSSASPLPPPRWQQLWREAVRDPRELLALLELDPTSAGMSEAAATQFPLRVPRGFVARMRPGDLNDPLLRQVLPIDAEQRQIAGFGVDAVGDSAARRATGIIHKYRGRILLIATGSCAVHCRYCFRRHFPYAEDTASHNRWQETATLLRADPSIEEVVLSGGDPLSLSTAKLAELTDALRGIPHLRRLRIHSRLPVVLPERVDTPLLDWLRDLPWPVAFVIHANHANEFDTSVDAALAALRNVGTQLLNQAVLLHGVNDTIDTLAALSERSFAAGVLPYYLHQLDRIAGTAHYEVEDARARALHAELAARLSGYLVPRLVREVPGDSSKRPL; via the coding sequence ATGATAACCGCAGCCTCTCGTCCCTTACAGCCATCCTCCGCCAGTCCATTGCCGCCGCCACGCTGGCAGCAGTTATGGCGCGAGGCCGTGCGCGACCCACGCGAGCTGCTTGCACTGCTAGAACTTGATCCCACATCGGCCGGCATGAGTGAGGCGGCTGCAACCCAATTCCCGCTGCGTGTCCCACGAGGGTTCGTGGCGCGGATGCGCCCTGGCGACCTAAACGATCCGCTACTACGCCAAGTGCTGCCAATTGACGCGGAACAGCGCCAGATCGCCGGCTTCGGTGTGGATGCTGTCGGCGACAGTGCCGCCAGACGCGCAACTGGGATCATCCATAAATATCGAGGGCGCATCCTGCTCATCGCCACTGGCAGTTGCGCGGTGCACTGCCGCTACTGCTTCCGGCGGCACTTTCCCTACGCTGAGGACACGGCCTCACATAACCGCTGGCAGGAAACGGCAACATTACTCAGGGCTGATCCATCCATTGAGGAAGTGGTGTTGTCCGGCGGCGACCCACTGTCGTTGTCTACCGCCAAGCTGGCCGAGCTGACCGACGCGCTGCGCGGCATTCCCCACCTGCGGCGCCTACGCATCCACAGCCGGCTGCCGGTGGTCCTTCCCGAACGGGTCGACACACCACTGCTCGATTGGCTCAGGGATCTTCCCTGGCCCGTAGCCTTCGTGATTCACGCCAACCACGCCAACGAATTCGACACCAGTGTGGACGCCGCACTAGCCGCACTGCGCAATGTCGGAACACAGTTACTCAACCAAGCCGTCCTGCTGCACGGCGTCAACGACACCATCGATACACTGGCCGCATTGAGCGAACGCAGCTTTGCCGCCGGGGTATTGCCGTACTACCTGCACCAGCTCGACCGCATCGCCGGCACCGCCCACTACGAAGTCGAGGACGCGCGTGCACGTGCACTGCACGCTGAGTTAGCCGCGCGCCTGTCGGGTTATCTGGTGCCACGCTTAGTACGCGAAGTCCCTGGTGACAGCAGCAAACGCCCATTGTAA
- the acpP gene encoding acyl carrier protein: MSDIEARVRKIVAEKLNVDEEKVTNTSTFVDELGADSLDTVELVMALEDEFQCEIGDEAAEKMTSVQHAIDYIKSNAKC; this comes from the coding sequence ATGAGTGACATCGAAGCGCGCGTCAGAAAAATTGTCGCCGAGAAACTCAATGTCGATGAAGAAAAAGTGACTAATACCTCGACGTTCGTCGATGAACTGGGTGCGGATTCGCTGGATACCGTCGAGTTGGTGATGGCCTTGGAAGACGAATTCCAGTGTGAGATCGGCGACGAGGCTGCTGAGAAGATGACTTCGGTGCAACATGCCATCGACTACATTAAGTCTAATGCCAAGTGCTAA
- the mltG gene encoding endolytic transglycosylase MltG, translating to MMFVLIVLLGLTAEPDLKHYVPGWKYYQHYQRFAQTPLNASAPNVEITRGDSLHAVLLKLRGAGVQSGTNLEWQLLAYQVGAAGNLKVGEYSLVPAVSPRDLLQRMRQGKGAHYRFTIVEGWNIRQLRAALRQASPLAHVAATLDDATLMAQLGFPGEHPEGRFLPETYLYQRGDSDLDVLRRAHAAMQKALAETWAERDPELGLHTSEEALILASIVEKESALSAERPKIAGVFLHRLARGMRLQADSTVIYGLGSVYDGNIRKRDLRTATPYNTYVHTGLTPTPISMPGRDALRAVTRPALGDALYFVAIGDGSGAHTFSSSLKQHNAAVARYLQRLREGTAKQRQ from the coding sequence ATGATGTTTGTGTTGATCGTGCTACTGGGACTCACTGCAGAGCCGGATTTAAAGCATTATGTGCCGGGCTGGAAGTATTATCAGCATTATCAACGTTTTGCGCAGACTCCGCTCAACGCGAGCGCACCCAACGTGGAAATCACACGTGGCGATTCTCTGCATGCAGTCTTGCTTAAGTTACGTGGGGCTGGGGTCCAGAGTGGTACCAACTTGGAGTGGCAACTGTTGGCCTATCAAGTAGGCGCTGCCGGTAATCTGAAAGTTGGTGAGTACTCTTTGGTGCCAGCGGTTTCTCCACGCGATTTGTTACAACGTATGCGTCAGGGCAAGGGAGCGCATTACCGCTTCACGATCGTTGAGGGTTGGAACATTCGTCAGTTGCGAGCTGCATTGCGCCAAGCCAGCCCGTTGGCGCACGTTGCGGCCACGCTGGATGATGCGACATTAATGGCTCAATTGGGTTTCCCAGGTGAACATCCGGAAGGTCGTTTTTTGCCTGAGACCTATTTATATCAGCGGGGAGATAGCGACTTGGACGTTTTGCGTCGTGCCCATGCCGCGATGCAAAAGGCGCTTGCCGAGACATGGGCGGAGCGTGATCCGGAGCTGGGGTTGCATACATCTGAGGAGGCGCTCATTCTTGCTTCGATCGTGGAGAAAGAAAGCGCGTTGTCCGCTGAGCGGCCGAAGATTGCTGGGGTGTTTCTCCACCGACTTGCTCGGGGAATGAGATTACAGGCTGATTCGACGGTGATCTATGGTCTAGGTAGCGTCTACGACGGTAATATTCGCAAGCGTGATTTGAGAACCGCTACCCCATATAACACTTACGTCCACACTGGATTGACGCCGACCCCAATCTCAATGCCTGGGCGTGATGCCCTGCGGGCGGTGACGCGTCCAGCCCTGGGAGATGCACTCTATTTTGTTGCAATTGGCGATGGGAGTGGTGCACATACTTTTTCGTCGTCACTGAAGCAGCATAACGCGGCGGTGGCGCGTTACTTACAACGGCTTCGCGAAGGCACTGCGAAGCAGCGGCAATGA
- a CDS encoding DNA polymerase III subunit delta' has protein sequence MIPAFSPWQQRAYDKMVAALDAGQLGHGLLLCGPEGLGQRTVALALADAVLGKGLTAAARERCRQLIAADTHPDLQLVSFIPTKAGDKLRTEIVIEQVRELSEKLALTPQYGQVQVVIIDPADAINPAACNALLKTLEEPASGCYLWLISAQPVRLPVTIRSRCQRLEFKLPPQHEALAWLVAQGITEGVALEALDAARGHPGLAMQWLRDEGMTLRRAVATGLEMVASGKMGVVELAQQWVADDKAAQRLHHAADLALTQAAAVLTDPSRLHKLAMWFDAANRTRDLLRTTVRADLAVIELLLAWRTGWECQAECKEHE, from the coding sequence ATGATCCCGGCTTTTTCCCCCTGGCAGCAGCGTGCTTACGACAAGATGGTAGCCGCATTGGATGCTGGTCAGCTTGGACATGGCTTGTTGCTGTGTGGTCCTGAAGGATTGGGGCAACGTACAGTTGCGCTTGCTTTGGCTGACGCTGTCCTCGGCAAGGGACTGACTGCAGCAGCACGTGAGCGTTGCCGTCAATTGATTGCTGCCGATACCCATCCTGATCTCCAACTGGTCTCGTTTATTCCGACTAAGGCGGGAGACAAGCTGCGTACCGAGATCGTGATCGAGCAGGTGCGTGAGCTCTCTGAGAAGCTGGCGTTGACTCCGCAGTACGGTCAAGTTCAAGTGGTGATCATCGATCCGGCTGATGCGATCAACCCTGCTGCTTGTAATGCGTTGCTTAAGACGCTTGAAGAGCCGGCCTCGGGGTGCTATCTGTGGTTGATCAGTGCGCAGCCGGTACGGCTGCCAGTGACGATTCGCAGCCGTTGCCAGCGTTTAGAGTTCAAATTACCGCCACAGCACGAAGCGTTGGCCTGGCTGGTTGCACAGGGCATCACTGAGGGGGTTGCCTTGGAAGCACTGGATGCGGCACGCGGCCATCCTGGTTTGGCCATGCAGTGGTTGCGCGATGAGGGGATGACGTTGCGCCGCGCGGTTGCTACCGGGTTGGAGATGGTGGCTAGTGGCAAAATGGGTGTGGTCGAGTTGGCGCAGCAGTGGGTTGCTGACGACAAGGCCGCACAGCGTTTGCACCACGCGGCTGATCTGGCCTTAACGCAGGCTGCGGCTGTCTTGACCGATCCATCACGTTTGCACAAGCTGGCGATGTGGTTCGATGCAGCGAACCGTACCCGCGATCTGCTGCGTACCACAGTCCGCGCTGATCTGGCGGTGATTGAACTTCTGTTGGCTTGGCGCACTGGGTGGGAGTGCCAAGCAGAATGTAAGGAGCATGAATGA
- the bioD gene encoding dethiobiotin synthase, protein MSLSAIYVTGTDTGIGKTFVSCTLLHTLRTRGQRAVGMKPVASGCTYSTTGWRNADALALQGASDPTPPYDLINPYALPAPVAPEIAATEAGITLALEPLRTAFTQLRAQADVVVVEGVGGWATPLNATLDQATLVRALDIPVVLVVGLRLGCLNHARLSTAAIMADGLRCIGWIANTIDPHMVRIEENLVMLRQRLPIPYWGHLPHTPGMHSAALATVLNPQGR, encoded by the coding sequence ATGTCCCTGTCCGCCATCTATGTCACCGGTACTGATACTGGTATCGGAAAAACATTCGTCAGTTGTACCCTGCTGCATACACTGCGCACACGTGGCCAACGCGCGGTTGGCATGAAGCCTGTCGCCAGTGGCTGCACCTATAGCACCACAGGCTGGCGCAACGCGGATGCACTGGCACTGCAAGGCGCCAGCGATCCGACGCCACCCTACGATCTGATTAATCCCTACGCACTCCCGGCACCAGTGGCGCCTGAAATCGCCGCGACCGAAGCTGGGATCACTCTGGCGCTGGAACCGCTGCGCACTGCATTCACCCAGTTACGCGCACAGGCCGATGTGGTCGTCGTCGAGGGAGTGGGCGGCTGGGCCACACCGCTGAACGCCACACTCGATCAAGCCACCTTGGTGCGCGCCCTGGATATACCCGTCGTACTGGTCGTCGGCCTGCGTCTAGGGTGCCTGAACCACGCGCGCCTGAGCACAGCGGCGATCATGGCTGACGGGCTGCGCTGCATCGGCTGGATCGCTAACACCATCGACCCACACATGGTACGTATTGAGGAGAACCTGGTGATGCTACGCCAACGCCTGCCAATACCATATTGGGGGCACCTACCACATACTCCAGGGATGCATTCGGCCGCATTAGCCACCGTGCTTAATCCACAGGGGAGATGA
- the fabF gene encoding beta-ketoacyl-ACP synthase II, translated as MNRRVVVTGMGIVSPLGNDLITSWDGIVHGRSGIGPITQIDASKFSTQIAGEIKGFDPMKFVSAKDVKKMDSFIYYGIGAAFMALDDAGLEITETNAERIGALIGSGIGGVFGIEEQAIRLYEGGPRKISPFYVPATIINMLPGQLSILKGLKGPTFSAVSACATSNHSIGVAMRMIQYGDADVMLAGGSERASSPTSMGGFCAMKAMSTRNNDPTRASRPWDKDRDGFVLGDGAGILVLEEYEYAKARGARIYAELAGFGASSDAYHMTMPVEDGEGAARCMRLAMKDAKVTPEQVGYLNAHGTSTPLGDLGETKAIKAVLGNDAYRVMISSTKSMTGHLLGAAGGVEAIFSVMALHTGIIPPTINLEHPDEGCDLDYVPHVAREAKCDVVISNGFGFGGTNGTLVFKRI; from the coding sequence ATGAATCGTCGGGTTGTCGTTACTGGGATGGGGATTGTGTCGCCGCTGGGCAATGATCTGATCACCAGTTGGGATGGCATCGTTCACGGACGTTCGGGTATCGGCCCCATCACCCAGATTGATGCTTCGAAATTCTCCACGCAGATTGCTGGTGAAATCAAGGGATTCGATCCAATGAAGTTCGTATCCGCGAAGGATGTGAAGAAAATGGATTCCTTCATTTACTACGGTATCGGCGCAGCATTTATGGCGCTGGATGATGCCGGTCTGGAGATTACCGAGACCAATGCCGAGCGCATTGGTGCGCTCATCGGTTCTGGTATTGGTGGTGTGTTTGGCATTGAGGAACAGGCCATCAGGCTTTATGAGGGGGGGCCACGCAAGATATCTCCGTTCTATGTGCCAGCGACGATCATCAACATGCTGCCAGGACAGTTGAGTATTTTGAAAGGCTTGAAAGGTCCGACGTTCTCGGCGGTATCTGCCTGTGCCACTTCAAATCATTCGATTGGCGTAGCAATGCGCATGATCCAGTATGGTGATGCCGATGTCATGCTGGCTGGTGGTTCTGAGCGTGCTTCTTCGCCAACTTCGATGGGTGGTTTTTGTGCGATGAAGGCGATGTCTACCCGTAACAACGATCCAACTCGTGCTTCGCGGCCGTGGGACAAGGATCGCGATGGCTTTGTGCTTGGCGACGGTGCTGGCATTCTGGTGCTAGAAGAGTATGAGTATGCTAAAGCGCGAGGTGCACGCATCTATGCTGAACTGGCTGGTTTCGGTGCCAGTTCCGATGCCTACCATATGACGATGCCGGTCGAGGATGGTGAAGGTGCGGCGCGCTGTATGCGTTTAGCGATGAAGGATGCGAAGGTTACCCCGGAGCAGGTTGGCTATCTCAATGCACATGGCACCTCGACTCCTTTGGGGGATCTGGGTGAAACCAAGGCGATCAAGGCGGTACTGGGTAACGATGCCTACAGAGTGATGATCAGTTCGACCAAATCAATGACCGGGCATCTGCTCGGTGCGGCCGGTGGCGTGGAAGCAATCTTCTCAGTGATGGCGTTGCATACAGGCATCATTCCGCCGACGATCAATCTGGAGCATCCAGACGAAGGCTGTGACCTTGACTACGTGCCTCATGTGGCGCGTGAGGCCAAGTGTGACGTAGTAATTTCAAACGGTTTTGGTTTCGGTGGTACTAATGGCACGTTAGTGTTCAAGCGTATCTAA
- a CDS encoding inositol monophosphatase family protein, which yields MQKPAVNIMVKAARSAGNVLLRHINKLETLQVVQKTLMDYASDVDAMAEKVIVKELKRAYPEYGLLGEEGGLQGNGRIMWVIDPLDGTSNYLRGFPHYCVSIALVENGEPTDAVIFDPLRNELFTASRGAGAVLNERRIRVANRKDLNGTILNTGFSPRERSRANAQLKCVDALLMQAEDIRRTGSAALDLAYVACGRTDAYFEAGVKVWDVAAGMLLVREAGGYVCDFKGADAPRMDDKGPESCHLVAGNIKVAHALQKVIVNSGYAREFDPKR from the coding sequence ATGCAGAAACCCGCCGTCAACATCATGGTCAAAGCCGCCCGTTCCGCCGGCAACGTCTTATTGAGGCACATTAATAAGCTGGAAACGCTGCAAGTCGTACAGAAAACCCTCATGGACTATGCCAGCGACGTGGATGCGATGGCCGAAAAGGTCATTGTCAAGGAACTCAAGCGCGCTTATCCGGAGTACGGCCTCCTTGGCGAGGAAGGCGGGTTACAAGGGAATGGCCGGATCATGTGGGTGATTGATCCGCTGGACGGTACGAGCAACTACTTGCGTGGCTTCCCGCATTACTGCGTATCGATTGCATTGGTCGAGAACGGTGAACCTACAGACGCCGTCATCTTCGACCCACTGCGCAACGAACTGTTCACCGCCAGCCGCGGTGCTGGCGCCGTACTCAATGAACGCCGCATCCGCGTAGCGAACCGTAAGGACCTGAACGGCACAATCCTGAACACTGGCTTCTCGCCACGTGAACGCAGCCGTGCCAATGCACAACTGAAATGCGTGGATGCATTGCTGATGCAGGCTGAAGACATCCGTCGCACTGGTTCGGCCGCACTGGACTTGGCCTACGTCGCGTGCGGCCGCACAGACGCCTACTTCGAGGCTGGGGTGAAGGTTTGGGACGTCGCTGCGGGGATGCTATTGGTACGCGAAGCCGGAGGTTACGTGTGTGACTTCAAGGGCGCCGATGCACCCCGCATGGATGACAAAGGCCCGGAGAGCTGCCACTTGGTCGCAGGCAATATCAAAGTGGCTCATGCCCTGCAAAAAGTCATCGTAAACAGCGGCTACGCGCGTGAGTTTGATCCGAAACGCTGA
- a CDS encoding PilZ domain-containing protein, whose product MSATSPRQGILSLTLKDRAALYSAYMMYMKNGAIFVPTPKRYFLGNEVFLLLTLPDSSERLPVAGKVVWCTPVGAQGNRVAGIGVQLPDGQAGNMVRNRIETLLAGMFNSDKSTHTM is encoded by the coding sequence ATGAGTGCAACAAGTCCGCGTCAGGGTATTCTGTCGCTGACCCTGAAAGACAGGGCGGCGCTATACAGTGCCTATATGATGTATATGAAAAACGGGGCGATCTTCGTCCCTACGCCCAAGCGTTATTTCCTTGGGAACGAAGTGTTTTTGTTGCTGACCCTGCCTGATTCTAGCGAGCGTTTACCGGTGGCTGGTAAAGTGGTGTGGTGTACTCCAGTTGGGGCGCAAGGTAATCGCGTAGCGGGCATCGGGGTGCAACTGCCTGATGGTCAGGCAGGGAACATGGTGCGCAACCGCATCGAAACTTTGCTTGCTGGCATGTTCAACTCGGATAAGTCGACACACACCATGTGA
- a CDS encoding RNA methyltransferase — MSAFLHLRFVLVGTQHPGNVGAAARAMKTMGLSRLVLVAPECRLDEHAYRRSAGAEDVLETAPVHTALADAVADCTFVLGCTARARRVALEELRPTVAASRILAKIDKGGEVALLFGRERTGLTNEELQLCHAAVHIPADPAFSSLNLAAAVQILAYEMRLAFLDAISAPIHSLSAFREAPASHAHLEGLFGQFNQTLDEIDFHKGRAPESAMRKLRRLFAKAELTEKEVRLLRGVLSDVQRIAMLGRKFET; from the coding sequence ATGTCTGCATTCCTGCATCTCCGTTTTGTCCTTGTTGGTACTCAGCATCCGGGCAACGTCGGTGCCGCTGCCCGTGCGATGAAGACCATGGGGTTATCCCGTTTGGTGCTGGTTGCACCCGAATGCCGACTTGATGAACATGCGTACCGGCGTTCGGCGGGGGCTGAGGATGTCCTTGAAACCGCGCCGGTGCATACGGCGCTGGCCGATGCCGTCGCCGATTGCACATTTGTGCTGGGATGTACGGCGCGCGCGCGCCGCGTTGCGCTTGAGGAGCTGCGTCCAACAGTGGCGGCATCCCGGATCTTGGCGAAAATTGACAAGGGCGGTGAAGTCGCGTTGCTGTTTGGGCGCGAGCGCACCGGACTGACCAACGAGGAGCTCCAGCTCTGCCATGCCGCGGTGCATATTCCCGCTGATCCGGCCTTCAGTTCGCTGAATTTGGCGGCAGCCGTGCAGATCTTGGCCTACGAGATGCGTTTGGCTTTTCTCGATGCGATCTCTGCGCCAATCCACTCACTCTCAGCATTCCGGGAAGCACCCGCCAGTCACGCACACTTGGAAGGTTTGTTCGGCCAATTCAATCAAACCTTGGATGAGATCGATTTTCACAAGGGACGCGCACCGGAATCGGCCATGCGCAAGTTGCGTCGCCTGTTTGCCAAGGCCGAACTGACCGAGAAGGAAGTGAGGCTGCTTCGCGGCGTGCTCTCCGATGTCCAGCGCATCGCCATGCTAGGGCGCAAGTTCGAGACATGA
- a CDS encoding aminodeoxychorismate synthase component I, which translates to MTLTRFLRTDPDLLSVHRLAPERYPALFESTASGTQQSRWDLLLHTDGRFLRLDSDYVTRDAQGRAMSGDFLQALDSAWRAEPASRDTRVDVPPFRGGWALLLDYELAGQIEPVLALPPRTDGLPMALALRCPAAVLRDRCSGICLVVVELGSEHLLDVIEADLAAVALLPPLPAWRSPMAVTEDEPSHFIANADRVLDYLRAGDVFQANISRLWEARFATALDPAALYMQLRAANPAPFSGLFVAHGRAVVSSSPERLISVQGERIQTRPIAGTRPRFVGDDDAARIRELVNHPKERAEHVMLIDLERNDLGKVCVPGTVEVDELMTVESYAHVHHIVSNVRGWLRIGRTPGEIIRAVFPGGTITGCPKVRCMQIIAQLEQVARRAYTGAFGWLNRDGDLDLNILIRTAEVDDVTVRFRTGAGIVINSLPERELDETRAKAIGLLRALHMI; encoded by the coding sequence ATGACGTTAACTCGATTCCTGCGTACCGATCCTGATTTGTTGTCCGTGCACCGACTGGCACCAGAACGCTATCCGGCGCTGTTTGAGTCTACTGCTTCTGGTACTCAGCAGAGTCGCTGGGATTTGTTGTTGCATACTGATGGTCGTTTCTTGCGTTTGGATTCAGATTATGTGACCCGCGATGCTCAAGGCAGAGCAATGTCTGGTGACTTTTTACAGGCACTGGATTCAGCTTGGAGAGCTGAGCCAGCGTCGCGTGATACTCGTGTGGATGTGCCGCCATTTCGTGGTGGTTGGGCGTTACTGCTGGACTATGAACTGGCTGGACAGATTGAACCGGTGTTGGCACTGCCGCCGCGTACCGATGGCTTGCCCATGGCGTTAGCGTTGCGTTGTCCGGCAGCGGTATTACGTGACCGCTGCAGCGGTATTTGTTTGGTTGTCGTTGAGTTGGGGAGTGAACATTTACTGGACGTGATCGAGGCGGATTTGGCTGCTGTTGCGTTGCTGCCGCCATTGCCGGCTTGGCGATCACCAATGGCAGTGACCGAGGATGAACCGTCACACTTTATTGCCAATGCAGATCGAGTGCTGGATTATCTTCGTGCGGGCGACGTGTTCCAGGCGAATATCTCACGTCTTTGGGAGGCTCGCTTTGCCACTGCACTTGATCCGGCAGCGTTGTACATGCAGTTGCGTGCCGCCAATCCTGCGCCGTTCTCTGGATTGTTCGTGGCTCATGGCCGGGCCGTGGTGAGTTCCTCACCAGAGCGGTTGATCTCGGTGCAGGGCGAGCGCATTCAGACTCGTCCGATTGCTGGTACCCGGCCACGCTTTGTTGGCGATGACGATGCTGCGCGCATCCGCGAACTGGTGAACCACCCTAAGGAGCGTGCTGAGCACGTGATGTTGATTGACTTGGAGCGCAATGATTTAGGGAAGGTGTGTGTGCCTGGTACGGTTGAGGTTGATGAGTTGATGACGGTAGAAAGTTATGCGCATGTGCATCATATCGTTAGCAATGTGCGTGGATGGTTGCGTATCGGGAGGACCCCAGGCGAGATCATTCGCGCCGTGTTTCCGGGCGGGACCATCACTGGTTGTCCGAAGGTACGCTGCATGCAAATCATTGCTCAACTCGAACAGGTTGCCCGCCGTGCGTACACAGGCGCGTTTGGATGGCTGAATCGCGATGGTGATTTGGATCTGAACATTTTGATCCGCACAGCAGAGGTTGACGACGTTACTGTACGGTTCCGCACCGGTGCTGGCATCGTGATCAATTCATTGCCTGAGCGTGAACTGGATGAGACCCGTGCTAAGGCGATTGGCTTATTGCGTGCGCTGCATATGATCTGA
- the fabD gene encoding ACP S-malonyltransferase — translation MTESTFAFVFPGQGSQSLGMLSELAALYPEILETFAEASEGAGVDLWTLSQSGPEEMFSRTEYTQPVLLAAGVALWRLWHARGGRAPDLLAGHSLGEYTALVAAGALSLKDGAYLVRLRGQLMQDAVPVGAGAMAAVLGAEDALVAEVCVQVAGSEIVVLANFNSPGQVVIGGHAAAVDRALVLLAERGVCKTVKLAVSVPSHTPLMRDAARRLAEEMLGLVWKAPRIPVVQNVDARVHEGVEAVRQALVKQLYLPVQWTDCVCALASCGVTRIAECGPGKVLIGLIRRIDKALEVRSFGTPAGFSDALDEWGF, via the coding sequence GTGACAGAGTCTACCTTTGCTTTCGTTTTCCCAGGTCAGGGTTCCCAGTCTCTTGGCATGCTCTCCGAGTTGGCTGCGTTATATCCTGAGATTCTCGAAACTTTTGCCGAGGCATCTGAGGGTGCTGGTGTTGACCTTTGGACGTTGTCGCAAAGTGGTCCTGAGGAGATGTTTAGCCGTACCGAGTACACTCAGCCCGTGTTGTTGGCCGCCGGTGTGGCGCTATGGCGGCTTTGGCATGCGCGCGGTGGCCGCGCGCCGGATCTGCTTGCCGGGCATAGTCTGGGAGAGTACACCGCGTTGGTGGCTGCTGGTGCATTGTCATTGAAGGATGGTGCTTACTTGGTAAGGTTGCGCGGTCAGCTGATGCAGGATGCGGTTCCGGTGGGTGCCGGTGCGATGGCTGCGGTGCTGGGGGCCGAAGATGCTTTGGTTGCTGAGGTTTGCGTGCAGGTTGCGGGAAGCGAGATTGTAGTCCTAGCCAATTTTAATTCACCGGGGCAGGTTGTGATTGGCGGTCATGCGGCGGCGGTCGATCGTGCGCTGGTCTTGTTGGCCGAGCGTGGTGTATGCAAAACAGTCAAGCTGGCAGTGAGCGTGCCATCGCATACGCCACTGATGCGTGATGCTGCACGTCGTCTTGCCGAGGAGATGCTTGGATTGGTTTGGAAGGCACCTCGGATTCCGGTAGTGCAGAATGTTGATGCCAGGGTGCATGAGGGTGTTGAAGCCGTACGTCAGGCACTGGTCAAGCAGCTTTATCTGCCAGTGCAGTGGACGGATTGTGTGTGTGCGCTGGCCTCGTGCGGTGTGACACGTATCGCCGAGTGCGGTCCTGGTAAAGTGCTGATCGGGCTCATCAGGCGTATCGACAAAGCACTGGAGGTCCGTTCATTCGGGACTCCAGCTGGGTTCTCCGATGCCTTAGACGAGTGGGGTTTCTGA